Proteins encoded by one window of Arabidopsis thaliana chromosome 2, partial sequence:
- a CDS encoding Plant regulator RWP-RK family protein, giving the protein MENPFASREKGFGNYSDFPTEQMDGLSSNFGSGVRNLISDDMFNPSSELMNFDSLAAWCNSPSATDILFAQYGLSNSQPMPFGAFTSFHVADPKATSLTRSFYDLESSYYGEERSSAQEMNSQFHRSSDSDELSGKRRKVVNQKIGFPNVLNCTIPRSLSHSLDEKMLKALSLFMESSGSGEGILAQVWTPIKTGDQYLLSTCDQAYLLDPRFSQYREVSRRFTFAAEANQCSFPGLPGRVFISGVPEWTSNVMYYKTDEYLRMKHAIDNEVRGSIAIPILEASGTSCCAVMELVTSKEKPNFDMEMDSVCRALQGSSGDSLLWLQPEAVNLRTAAIPRPQYLSSSQRDALAEIQDVLRTVCHAHKLPLALAWIPCRKDQSIRVSGQKSGENCILCIEETACYVNDMEMEGFVHACLEHCLREKEGIVGKAFISNQPFFSSDVKAYDISEYPIVQHARKYGLNAAVAIKLRSTYTGEDDYILELFLPVSMKGSLEQQLLLDSLSGTMQRICRTLRTVSEVGSTKKEGTKPGFRSSDMSNFPQTTSSENFQTISLDSEFNSTRSMFSGMSSDKENSITVSQGTLEQDVSKARTPEKKKSTTEKNVSLSALQQHFSGSLKDAAKSLGVCPTTLKRICRQHGIMRWPSRKINKVNRSLRKIQTVLDSVQGVEGGLKFDSATGEFIAVRPFIQEIDTQKGLSSLDNDAHARRSQEDMPDDTSFKLQEAKSVDNAIKLEEDTTMNQARPGSFMEVNASGQPWAWMAKESGLNGSEGIKSVCNLSSVEISDGMDPTIRCSGSIVEPNQSMSCSISDSSNGSGAVLRGSSSTSMEDWNQMRTHNSNSSESGSTTLIVKASYREDTVRFKFEPSVGCPQLYKEVGKRFKLQDGSFQLKYLDDEEEWVMLVTDSDLQECLEILHGMGKHSVKFLVRDLSAPLGSSGGSNGYLGTGL; this is encoded by the exons ATGGAAAACCCTTTTGCTTCTAGAGAAAAGGGGTTTGGTAATTATTCAGATTTTCCAACAGAACAAATGGATGGTTTAAGCTCAAACTTTGGTTCTGGCGTTAGGAATTTGATCTCTGATGATATGTTCAACCCTTCCTCCGAGCTTATGAATTTCGACTCTTTGGCCGCATGGTGTAACAGCCCTTCCGCTACTGATATATTGTTCGCCCAATATGGTCTGTCGAACTCCCAACCTATGCCTTTTGGAGCTTTCACTTCATTTCATGTAGCTGACCCGAAGGCTACCAGTCTCACTCGTTCGTTCTATGATTTGGAAAGCTCTTACTATGGTGAAGAAAGATCGTCAGCACAGGAAATGAATTCTCAGTTTCATCGCTCTTCAGATAGCGATGAGTTAAGTGGTAAACGACGCAAGGTTGTTAATCAGAAGATTGGTTTTCCTAACGTACTCAACTGTACTATTCCCAGGTCTTTGAGCCACTCATTAGATGAGAAGATGCTTAAGGCATTAAGCTTATTTATGGAGTCCTCAGGTTCAGGTGAGGGCATTTTAGCGCAAGTTTGGACCCCTATCAAGACAGGAGATCAGTACTTGCTCAGTACTTGTGATCAGGCCTATTTGCTTGATCCGAGGTTTTCTCAGTACCGTGAAGTGTCAAGGAGATTTACGTTTGCTGCTGAAGCAAATCAATGTTCTTTTCCGGGTCTTCCTGGCCGAGTCTTTATCTCGGGAGTACCTGAATGGACATCAAACGTTATGTATTACAAGACCGATGAGTATTTGCGCATGAAGCATGCAATTGACAATGAAGTCCGTGGTTCCATTGCAATACCTATCCTTGAAGCTTCTGGGACATCTTGTTGTGCTGTCATGGAACTCGTTACATCCAAGGAAAAACCTAATTTTGATATGGAGATGGACTCTGTTTGCCGTGCTCTCCAG GGCAGCTCTGGAGACAGTTTGTTGTGGTTGCAACCTGAG gCTGTAAACTTACGGACAGCAGCCATTCCTCGTCCTCAG TATCTTTCAAGTAGTCAAAGAGATGCCTTAGCTGAAATACAAGATGTTCTTCGAACAGTATGTCATGCACACAAGTTGCCCTTAGCTCTTGCCTGGATTCCTTGTAGAAAGGATCAATCTATAAGGGTTTCTGGACAAAAATCTGGTGAAAATTGTATACTTTGCATAGAGGAGACAGCTTGTTATGTGAACGATATGGAGATGGAAGGCTTTGTGCACGCATGTTTGGAGCATTGtctaagagaaaaagaaggaattgTTGGTAAAGCTTTCATATCCAACCAGCCGTTCTTTTCTTCTGATGTGAAGGCATATGACATCAGTGAATACCCTATTGTTCAGCATGCTCGAAAGTACGGTCTGAATGCTGCTGTCGCTATAAAACTGAGGAGCACTTACACTGGTGAAGATGATTACATACTTGAACTGTTCTTGCCTGTAAGTATGAAAGGAAGCTTGGAACAACAACTTCTATTAGACAGCCTTTCGGGTACAATGCAGAGAATTTGTCGAACTTTGAGAACTGTTTCAGAAGTGGGGTCAACTAAAAAAGAAGGGACTAAACCTGGATTTCGGAGTAGTGATATGTCTAATTTCCCGCAGACAACGTCTTCAGAAAATTTTCAGACAATATCATTGGATTCCGAGTTTAACTCTACTAGAAGCATGTTTTCGGGTATGTCCTCTGATAAAGAAAACAGTATCACAGTATCTCAAGGCACTTTGGAGCAG GATGTGAGCAAAGCAAGAAcaccagagaagaagaaaagcactACAGAGAAAAATGTGAGCTTAAGCGCTCTCCAACAACACTTCTCTGGGAGTCTAAAGGATGCTGCAAAAAGCCTTGGTG TTTGTCCAACTACATTGAAACGGATATGCAGGCAACATGGGATCATGAGGTGGCCATCTCGTAAGATTAACAAAGTGAACAGGTCACTAAGGAAAATACAGACGGTACTGGACTCGGTCCAAGGTGTAGAAGGAGGACTAAAGTTCGACTCAGCAACTGGCGAATTCATTGCAGTTAGACCTTTTATTCAAGAAATTGATACCCAAAAGGGTCTGTCGTCTCTTGATAATGATGCACATGCAAGAAGAAGTCAGGAGGATATGCCTGACGATACTTCATTCAAGCTCCAGGAAGCTAAATCTGTCGACAATGCCATTAAGTTAGAGGAGGATACAACCATGAATCAAGCAAGACCAG GATCATTCATGGAGGTTAATGCTAGTGGTCAGCCATGGGCTTGGATGGCCAAAGAGTCTGGCTTGAATGGCAGTGAAGGAATAAAGAGCGTTTGCAACTTAAGCTCTGTGGAAATTTCAGATGGAATGGATCCAACAATCCGATGCAGTGGCAGTATTGTTGAACCTAACCAATCCATGTCATGCAGCATATCAGATTCATCAAATGGCTCAGGCGCAGTTCTGCGTGGAAGCTCATCTACTTCCATGGAAGATTGGAACCAAATGAGAACCCACAACAGTAATAGCAGCGAGAGTGGATCAACAACGCTGATCGTAAAGGCCAGTTATAGAGAAGACACTGTACGTTTCAAGTTCGAGCCATCAGTTGGGTGTCCTCAGCTCTACAAAGAAGTTGGAAAACGTTTTAAACTGCAGGACGGGTCGTTTCAGCTGAAGTACttggatgatgaagaagaatgggTGATGCTGGTTACAGATTCTGATCTCCAAGAATGTTTGGAGATATTACATGGTATGGGAAAACACTCGGTGAAGTTTCTCGTTCGTGATTTGTCTGCCCCTCTAGGTAGTTCTGGTGGCAGTAATGGTTATCTTGGAACAGGCTTATGA
- the TI1 gene encoding trypsin inhibitor protein 1 (trypsin inhibitor protein 1 (TI1); FUNCTIONS IN: serine-type endopeptidase inhibitor activity; INVOLVED IN: defense response to fungus, defense response; LOCATED IN: endomembrane system, extracellular region; EXPRESSED IN: 23 plant structures; EXPRESSED DURING: 13 growth stages; CONTAINS InterPro DOMAIN/s: Scorpion long chain toxin (InterPro:IPR002061), Knottin (InterPro:IPR003614); BEST Arabidopsis thaliana protein match is: Scorpion toxin-like knottin superfamily protein (TAIR:AT2G43535.1); Has 146 Blast hits to 146 proteins in 7 species: Archae - 0; Bacteria - 0; Metazoa - 0; Fungi - 0; Plants - 145; Viruses - 0; Other Eukaryotes - 1 (source: NCBI BLink).): MAKAIVSIFVVFFIFFLVISDVPEIEAQGNECLKEYGGDVGFGFCAPRIFPTICYTRCRENKGAKGGRCRWGQGSNVKCLCDFCDDTPQ; encoded by the exons atggcAAAGGCTATCGTTTCCATCTTCGTtgtctttttcatcttcttcttagtcATTTCCG ATGTGCCGGAGATAGAAGCGCAAGGTAACGAGTGCTTGAAAGAATACGGAGGTGATGTTGGTTTCGGCTTTTGTGCGCCTCGGATATTTCCGACGATTTGTTACACAAGATGCCGTGAGAACAAGGGAGCTAAAGGTGGAAGATGCCGTTGGGGACAGGGCAGTAACGTCAAATGCTTATGCGACTTCTGCGACGATACTCCACAGTAA
- the TI2 gene encoding trypsin inhibitor protein 2 (trypsin inhibitor protein 2 (TI2); FUNCTIONS IN: serine-type endopeptidase inhibitor activity; INVOLVED IN: defense response; LOCATED IN: endomembrane system, extracellular region; EXPRESSED IN: 20 plant structures; EXPRESSED DURING: 13 growth stages; CONTAINS InterPro DOMAIN/s: Scorpion long chain toxin (InterPro:IPR002061), Knottin (InterPro:IPR003614); BEST Arabidopsis thaliana protein match is: Scorpion toxin-like knottin superfamily protein (TAIR:AT1G47540.1); Has 146 Blast hits to 146 proteins in 7 species: Archae - 0; Bacteria - 0; Metazoa - 0; Fungi - 0; Plants - 145; Viruses - 0; Other Eukaryotes - 1 (source: NCBI BLink).), which yields MAMKSVSTLAVFAILFLVIVEMPEIKAQGSKCLKEYGGNVGFSYCAPRIFPSFCYRNCRKNKGAKGGRCRSGGAGAGSMICLCDYCSDKP from the exons ATGGCAATGAAGTCAGTTTCTACCTTGGCCGTTTTTGCCATCCTCTTTTTGGTTATCGTTG AAATGCCAGAGATAAAAGCGCAAGGTAGCAAGTGTCTGAAAGAATATGGCGGTAATGTGGGTTTCAGCTATTGTGCGCCTAGGATATTTCCGTCATTCTGTTATCGGAACTGCCGTAAGAATAAGGGCGCGAAGGGAGGTAGATGCCGTTCGGGAGGGGCAGGAGCTGGTagtatgatatgtttatgcGACTACTGCAGCGACAAACCTTAA
- a CDS encoding Plant regulator RWP-RK family protein (Plant regulator RWP-RK family protein; FUNCTIONS IN: sequence-specific DNA binding transcription factor activity; INVOLVED IN: regulation of transcription; LOCATED IN: cellular_component unknown; EXPRESSED IN: 18 plant structures; EXPRESSED DURING: 9 growth stages; CONTAINS InterPro DOMAIN/s: Octicosapeptide/Phox/Bem1p (InterPro:IPR000270), Plant regulator RWP-RK (InterPro:IPR003035); BEST Arabidopsis thaliana protein match is: Plant regulator RWP-RK family protein (TAIR:AT3G59580.2); Has 665 Blast hits to 521 proteins in 81 species: Archae - 0; Bacteria - 147; Metazoa - 3; Fungi - 2; Plants - 476; Viruses - 0; Other Eukaryotes - 37 (source: NCBI BLink).) encodes MENPFASREKGFGNYSDFPTEQMDGLSSNFGSGVRNLISDDMFNPSSELMNFDSLAAWCNSPSATDILFAQYGLSNSQPMPFGAFTSFHVADPKATSLTRSFYDLESSYYGEERSSAQEMNSQFHRSSDSDELSGKRRKVVNQKIGFPNVLNCTIPRSLSHSLDEKMLKALSLFMESSGSGEGILAQVWTPIKTGDQYLLSTCDQAYLLDPRFSQYREVSRRFTFAAEANQCSFPGLPGRVFISGVPEWTSNVMYYKTDEYLRMKHAIDNEVRGSIAIPILEASGTSCCAVMELVTSKEKPNFDMEMDSVCRALQAVNLRTAAIPRPQYLSSSQRDALAEIQDVLRTVCHAHKLPLALAWIPCRKDQSIRVSGQKSGENCILCIEETACYVNDMEMEGFVHACLEHCLREKEGIVGKAFISNQPFFSSDVKAYDISEYPIVQHARKYGLNAAVAIKLRSTYTGEDDYILELFLPVSMKGSLEQQLLLDSLSGTMQRICRTLRTVSEVGSTKKEGTKPGFRSSDMSNFPQTTSSENFQTISLDSEFNSTRSMFSGMSSDKENSITVSQGTLEQDVSKARTPEKKKSTTEKNVSLSALQQHFSGSLKDAAKSLGGETSAYFQAWVYFFCPTTLKRICRQHGIMRWPSRKINKVNRSLRKIQTVLDSVQGVEGGLKFDSATGEFIAVRPFIQEIDTQKGLSSLDNDAHARRSQEDMPDDTSFKLQEAKSVDNAIKLEEDTTMNQARPGSFMEVNASGQPWAWMAKESGLNGSEGIKSVCNLSSVEISDGMDPTIRCSGSIVEPNQSMSCSISDSSNGSGAVLRGSSSTSMEDWNQMRTHNSNSSESGSTTLIVKASYREDTVRFKFEPSVGCPQLYKEVGKRFKLQDGSFQLKYLDDEEEWVMLVTDSDLQECLEILHGMGKHSVKFLVRDLSAPLGSSGGSNGYLGTGL; translated from the exons ATGGAAAACCCTTTTGCTTCTAGAGAAAAGGGGTTTGGTAATTATTCAGATTTTCCAACAGAACAAATGGATGGTTTAAGCTCAAACTTTGGTTCTGGCGTTAGGAATTTGATCTCTGATGATATGTTCAACCCTTCCTCCGAGCTTATGAATTTCGACTCTTTGGCCGCATGGTGTAACAGCCCTTCCGCTACTGATATATTGTTCGCCCAATATGGTCTGTCGAACTCCCAACCTATGCCTTTTGGAGCTTTCACTTCATTTCATGTAGCTGACCCGAAGGCTACCAGTCTCACTCGTTCGTTCTATGATTTGGAAAGCTCTTACTATGGTGAAGAAAGATCGTCAGCACAGGAAATGAATTCTCAGTTTCATCGCTCTTCAGATAGCGATGAGTTAAGTGGTAAACGACGCAAGGTTGTTAATCAGAAGATTGGTTTTCCTAACGTACTCAACTGTACTATTCCCAGGTCTTTGAGCCACTCATTAGATGAGAAGATGCTTAAGGCATTAAGCTTATTTATGGAGTCCTCAGGTTCAGGTGAGGGCATTTTAGCGCAAGTTTGGACCCCTATCAAGACAGGAGATCAGTACTTGCTCAGTACTTGTGATCAGGCCTATTTGCTTGATCCGAGGTTTTCTCAGTACCGTGAAGTGTCAAGGAGATTTACGTTTGCTGCTGAAGCAAATCAATGTTCTTTTCCGGGTCTTCCTGGCCGAGTCTTTATCTCGGGAGTACCTGAATGGACATCAAACGTTATGTATTACAAGACCGATGAGTATTTGCGCATGAAGCATGCAATTGACAATGAAGTCCGTGGTTCCATTGCAATACCTATCCTTGAAGCTTCTGGGACATCTTGTTGTGCTGTCATGGAACTCGTTACATCCAAGGAAAAACCTAATTTTGATATGGAGATGGACTCTGTTTGCCGTGCTCTCCAG gCTGTAAACTTACGGACAGCAGCCATTCCTCGTCCTCAG TATCTTTCAAGTAGTCAAAGAGATGCCTTAGCTGAAATACAAGATGTTCTTCGAACAGTATGTCATGCACACAAGTTGCCCTTAGCTCTTGCCTGGATTCCTTGTAGAAAGGATCAATCTATAAGGGTTTCTGGACAAAAATCTGGTGAAAATTGTATACTTTGCATAGAGGAGACAGCTTGTTATGTGAACGATATGGAGATGGAAGGCTTTGTGCACGCATGTTTGGAGCATTGtctaagagaaaaagaaggaattgTTGGTAAAGCTTTCATATCCAACCAGCCGTTCTTTTCTTCTGATGTGAAGGCATATGACATCAGTGAATACCCTATTGTTCAGCATGCTCGAAAGTACGGTCTGAATGCTGCTGTCGCTATAAAACTGAGGAGCACTTACACTGGTGAAGATGATTACATACTTGAACTGTTCTTGCCTGTAAGTATGAAAGGAAGCTTGGAACAACAACTTCTATTAGACAGCCTTTCGGGTACAATGCAGAGAATTTGTCGAACTTTGAGAACTGTTTCAGAAGTGGGGTCAACTAAAAAAGAAGGGACTAAACCTGGATTTCGGAGTAGTGATATGTCTAATTTCCCGCAGACAACGTCTTCAGAAAATTTTCAGACAATATCATTGGATTCCGAGTTTAACTCTACTAGAAGCATGTTTTCGGGTATGTCCTCTGATAAAGAAAACAGTATCACAGTATCTCAAGGCACTTTGGAGCAG GATGTGAGCAAAGCAAGAAcaccagagaagaagaaaagcactACAGAGAAAAATGTGAGCTTAAGCGCTCTCCAACAACACTTCTCTGGGAGTCTAAAGGATGCTGCAAAAAGCCTTGGTGGTGAGACTTCCGCATATTTCCAAGCAtgggtttattttt TTTGTCCAACTACATTGAAACGGATATGCAGGCAACATGGGATCATGAGGTGGCCATCTCGTAAGATTAACAAAGTGAACAGGTCACTAAGGAAAATACAGACGGTACTGGACTCGGTCCAAGGTGTAGAAGGAGGACTAAAGTTCGACTCAGCAACTGGCGAATTCATTGCAGTTAGACCTTTTATTCAAGAAATTGATACCCAAAAGGGTCTGTCGTCTCTTGATAATGATGCACATGCAAGAAGAAGTCAGGAGGATATGCCTGACGATACTTCATTCAAGCTCCAGGAAGCTAAATCTGTCGACAATGCCATTAAGTTAGAGGAGGATACAACCATGAATCAAGCAAGACCAG GATCATTCATGGAGGTTAATGCTAGTGGTCAGCCATGGGCTTGGATGGCCAAAGAGTCTGGCTTGAATGGCAGTGAAGGAATAAAGAGCGTTTGCAACTTAAGCTCTGTGGAAATTTCAGATGGAATGGATCCAACAATCCGATGCAGTGGCAGTATTGTTGAACCTAACCAATCCATGTCATGCAGCATATCAGATTCATCAAATGGCTCAGGCGCAGTTCTGCGTGGAAGCTCATCTACTTCCATGGAAGATTGGAACCAAATGAGAACCCACAACAGTAATAGCAGCGAGAGTGGATCAACAACGCTGATCGTAAAGGCCAGTTATAGAGAAGACACTGTACGTTTCAAGTTCGAGCCATCAGTTGGGTGTCCTCAGCTCTACAAAGAAGTTGGAAAACGTTTTAAACTGCAGGACGGGTCGTTTCAGCTGAAGTACttggatgatgaagaagaatgggTGATGCTGGTTACAGATTCTGATCTCCAAGAATGTTTGGAGATATTACATGGTATGGGAAAACACTCGGTGAAGTTTCTCGTTCGTGATTTGTCTGCCCCTCTAGGTAGTTCTGGTGGCAGTAATGGTTATCTTGGAACAGGCTTATGA
- a CDS encoding Plant regulator RWP-RK family protein, translating to MENPFASREKGFGNYSDFPTEQMDGLSSNFGSGVRNLISDDMFNPSSELMNFDSLAAWCNSPSATDILFAQYGLSNSQPMPFGAFTSFHVADPKATSLTRSFYDLESSYYGEERSSAQEMNSQFHRSSDSDELSGKRRKVVNQKIGFPNVLNCTIPRSLSHSLDEKMLKALSLFMESSGSGEGILAQVWTPIKTGDQYLLSTCDQAYLLDPRFSQYREVSRRFTFAAEANQCSFPGLPGRVFISGVPEWTSNVMYYKTDEYLRMKHAIDNEVRGSIAIPILEASGTSCCAVMELVTSKEKPNFDMEMDSVCRALQAVNLRTAAIPRPQYLSSSQRDALAEIQDVLRTVCHAHKLPLALAWIPCRKDQSIRVSGQKSGENCILCIEETACYVNDMEMEGFVHACLEHCLREKEGIVGKAFISNQPFFSSDVKAYDISEYPIVQHARKYGLNAAVAIKLRSTYTGEDDYILELFLPVSMKGSLEQQLLLDSLSGTMQRICRTLRTVSEVGSTKKEGTKPGFRSSDMSNFPQTTSSENFQTISLDSEFNSTRSMFSGMSSDKENSITVSQGTLEQDVSKARTPEKKKSTTEKNVSLSALQQHFSGSLKDAAKSLGVCPTTLKRICRQHGIMRWPSRKINKVNRSLRKIQTVLDSVQGVEGGLKFDSATGEFIAVRPFIQEIDTQKGLSSLDNDAHARRSQEDMPDDTSFKLQEAKSVDNAIKLEEDTTMNQARPGSFMEVNASGQPWAWMAKESGLNGSEGIKSVCNLSSVEISDGMDPTIRCSGSIVEPNQSMSCSISDSSNGSGAVLRGSSSTSMEDWNQMRTHNSNSSESGSTTLIVKASYREDTVRFKFEPSVGCPQLYKEVGKRFKLQDGSFQLKYLDDEEEWVMLVTDSDLQECLEILHGMGKHSVKFLVRDLSAPLGSSGGSNGYLGTGL from the exons ATGGAAAACCCTTTTGCTTCTAGAGAAAAGGGGTTTGGTAATTATTCAGATTTTCCAACAGAACAAATGGATGGTTTAAGCTCAAACTTTGGTTCTGGCGTTAGGAATTTGATCTCTGATGATATGTTCAACCCTTCCTCCGAGCTTATGAATTTCGACTCTTTGGCCGCATGGTGTAACAGCCCTTCCGCTACTGATATATTGTTCGCCCAATATGGTCTGTCGAACTCCCAACCTATGCCTTTTGGAGCTTTCACTTCATTTCATGTAGCTGACCCGAAGGCTACCAGTCTCACTCGTTCGTTCTATGATTTGGAAAGCTCTTACTATGGTGAAGAAAGATCGTCAGCACAGGAAATGAATTCTCAGTTTCATCGCTCTTCAGATAGCGATGAGTTAAGTGGTAAACGACGCAAGGTTGTTAATCAGAAGATTGGTTTTCCTAACGTACTCAACTGTACTATTCCCAGGTCTTTGAGCCACTCATTAGATGAGAAGATGCTTAAGGCATTAAGCTTATTTATGGAGTCCTCAGGTTCAGGTGAGGGCATTTTAGCGCAAGTTTGGACCCCTATCAAGACAGGAGATCAGTACTTGCTCAGTACTTGTGATCAGGCCTATTTGCTTGATCCGAGGTTTTCTCAGTACCGTGAAGTGTCAAGGAGATTTACGTTTGCTGCTGAAGCAAATCAATGTTCTTTTCCGGGTCTTCCTGGCCGAGTCTTTATCTCGGGAGTACCTGAATGGACATCAAACGTTATGTATTACAAGACCGATGAGTATTTGCGCATGAAGCATGCAATTGACAATGAAGTCCGTGGTTCCATTGCAATACCTATCCTTGAAGCTTCTGGGACATCTTGTTGTGCTGTCATGGAACTCGTTACATCCAAGGAAAAACCTAATTTTGATATGGAGATGGACTCTGTTTGCCGTGCTCTCCAG gCTGTAAACTTACGGACAGCAGCCATTCCTCGTCCTCAG TATCTTTCAAGTAGTCAAAGAGATGCCTTAGCTGAAATACAAGATGTTCTTCGAACAGTATGTCATGCACACAAGTTGCCCTTAGCTCTTGCCTGGATTCCTTGTAGAAAGGATCAATCTATAAGGGTTTCTGGACAAAAATCTGGTGAAAATTGTATACTTTGCATAGAGGAGACAGCTTGTTATGTGAACGATATGGAGATGGAAGGCTTTGTGCACGCATGTTTGGAGCATTGtctaagagaaaaagaaggaattgTTGGTAAAGCTTTCATATCCAACCAGCCGTTCTTTTCTTCTGATGTGAAGGCATATGACATCAGTGAATACCCTATTGTTCAGCATGCTCGAAAGTACGGTCTGAATGCTGCTGTCGCTATAAAACTGAGGAGCACTTACACTGGTGAAGATGATTACATACTTGAACTGTTCTTGCCTGTAAGTATGAAAGGAAGCTTGGAACAACAACTTCTATTAGACAGCCTTTCGGGTACAATGCAGAGAATTTGTCGAACTTTGAGAACTGTTTCAGAAGTGGGGTCAACTAAAAAAGAAGGGACTAAACCTGGATTTCGGAGTAGTGATATGTCTAATTTCCCGCAGACAACGTCTTCAGAAAATTTTCAGACAATATCATTGGATTCCGAGTTTAACTCTACTAGAAGCATGTTTTCGGGTATGTCCTCTGATAAAGAAAACAGTATCACAGTATCTCAAGGCACTTTGGAGCAG GATGTGAGCAAAGCAAGAAcaccagagaagaagaaaagcactACAGAGAAAAATGTGAGCTTAAGCGCTCTCCAACAACACTTCTCTGGGAGTCTAAAGGATGCTGCAAAAAGCCTTGGTG TTTGTCCAACTACATTGAAACGGATATGCAGGCAACATGGGATCATGAGGTGGCCATCTCGTAAGATTAACAAAGTGAACAGGTCACTAAGGAAAATACAGACGGTACTGGACTCGGTCCAAGGTGTAGAAGGAGGACTAAAGTTCGACTCAGCAACTGGCGAATTCATTGCAGTTAGACCTTTTATTCAAGAAATTGATACCCAAAAGGGTCTGTCGTCTCTTGATAATGATGCACATGCAAGAAGAAGTCAGGAGGATATGCCTGACGATACTTCATTCAAGCTCCAGGAAGCTAAATCTGTCGACAATGCCATTAAGTTAGAGGAGGATACAACCATGAATCAAGCAAGACCAG GATCATTCATGGAGGTTAATGCTAGTGGTCAGCCATGGGCTTGGATGGCCAAAGAGTCTGGCTTGAATGGCAGTGAAGGAATAAAGAGCGTTTGCAACTTAAGCTCTGTGGAAATTTCAGATGGAATGGATCCAACAATCCGATGCAGTGGCAGTATTGTTGAACCTAACCAATCCATGTCATGCAGCATATCAGATTCATCAAATGGCTCAGGCGCAGTTCTGCGTGGAAGCTCATCTACTTCCATGGAAGATTGGAACCAAATGAGAACCCACAACAGTAATAGCAGCGAGAGTGGATCAACAACGCTGATCGTAAAGGCCAGTTATAGAGAAGACACTGTACGTTTCAAGTTCGAGCCATCAGTTGGGTGTCCTCAGCTCTACAAAGAAGTTGGAAAACGTTTTAAACTGCAGGACGGGTCGTTTCAGCTGAAGTACttggatgatgaagaagaatgggTGATGCTGGTTACAGATTCTGATCTCCAAGAATGTTTGGAGATATTACATGGTATGGGAAAACACTCGGTGAAGTTTCTCGTTCGTGATTTGTCTGCCCCTCTAGGTAGTTCTGGTGGCAGTAATGGTTATCTTGGAACAGGCTTATGA